A window of the Parabacteroides merdae ATCC 43184 genome harbors these coding sequences:
- a CDS encoding glycosyltransferase: protein MDNTTTTPEYLFESSWEVCNKVGGIYTVLSTKAHTLQRSFKDKLIFIGPDVWTDTNAPDFIEDDVLFADWKTYTKTTENLKVKVGRWNVPGTPPVILVDFKPFFKEKDSFFFSMWESFRVDSIHAYGDYDESCIFAYAVGKVIESFYHFYKLENKKVAALFNEWMLGMGALYIKKQLPAVATLFTTHATSIGRSIAGNNKALYAYMDGYNGDQMAGELNMEAKHSLEKQTALHVDCFTTVSDITARECKQLLDKAPDIVTPNGFEPNFVPSDKEYDKKRMAARRDLLNVAEKLLGCPISPDAFLVSTSGRYEYRNKGIDVFIEAMNRVRTSGRLQREVVAFIMVPAWVRDARADLKEVIDKNIRTTSPMQMPFVTHWLNQMEQDKVLNYISHAGFTNSATDKLKIIFVPCYLDGRDGILNKPYYDLLIGMDATVYPSYYEPWGYTPLESIAFGIPTITTDLAGFGLWAKKHVTGNNISEGVAVVNRDDFNYFEVADAITSSILALAGKDKKETAEIRKRSFCLAAKAEWSKFIVYYEEAFRIALEHASKRNN from the coding sequence ATGGATAATACAACAACAACGCCAGAATATCTTTTCGAGAGCAGTTGGGAAGTATGTAATAAAGTTGGCGGTATCTATACCGTCCTTTCAACAAAAGCGCATACGTTGCAACGATCGTTTAAAGATAAGCTGATCTTTATAGGACCCGATGTGTGGACCGATACAAACGCTCCCGACTTTATTGAAGATGATGTTCTGTTTGCTGACTGGAAAACTTATACGAAGACCACAGAAAATCTGAAAGTGAAAGTAGGCCGATGGAATGTCCCGGGGACACCTCCCGTAATCTTAGTGGATTTCAAACCTTTCTTCAAAGAAAAAGATTCCTTTTTCTTCTCGATGTGGGAAAGTTTCCGAGTGGATTCGATCCATGCGTACGGTGACTACGACGAGTCTTGTATCTTCGCTTACGCGGTAGGTAAGGTCATCGAAAGTTTTTATCATTTTTACAAGCTGGAAAACAAAAAGGTTGCCGCTCTGTTCAATGAATGGATGCTGGGAATGGGTGCGCTCTACATCAAAAAACAACTCCCCGCCGTCGCAACGCTCTTCACGACACACGCCACATCTATCGGCCGTTCCATCGCCGGAAACAACAAAGCCCTGTATGCTTATATGGATGGCTACAACGGCGACCAGATGGCCGGGGAGCTGAATATGGAGGCGAAACATTCGTTGGAAAAACAGACAGCCTTGCATGTGGACTGCTTTACTACCGTGAGCGACATCACTGCCCGCGAGTGTAAACAATTGCTGGACAAAGCACCGGACATCGTCACGCCGAACGGCTTCGAGCCCAACTTCGTCCCGTCCGACAAAGAATACGACAAGAAGCGTATGGCAGCCCGCCGCGACCTGCTCAACGTCGCAGAGAAACTGCTCGGATGCCCCATCTCACCGGATGCTTTCCTGGTTTCAACCAGCGGTCGTTACGAATACCGCAATAAAGGTATCGACGTCTTTATCGAAGCAATGAACCGGGTACGCACTTCTGGCAGACTCCAGCGCGAAGTCGTCGCCTTCATCATGGTTCCGGCTTGGGTACGCGATGCACGTGCAGACCTGAAAGAAGTCATCGACAAGAATATCCGCACCACCTCCCCCATGCAAATGCCATTCGTCACGCATTGGCTGAATCAGATGGAACAGGACAAGGTGCTGAACTATATCTCCCATGCCGGCTTCACCAATTCAGCGACCGACAAGCTGAAGATCATTTTTGTTCCTTGCTACCTGGACGGACGCGACGGTATCCTCAACAAACCCTACTACGATCTGCTGATCGGTATGGATGCGACCGTCTATCCCTCCTACTACGAACCCTGGGGATACACTCCGCTGGAAAGTATCGCATTCGGGATTCCGACTATTACCACCGATCTTGCAGGTTTCGGTCTATGGGCTAAGAAGCATGTGACAGGCAACAACATCAGTGAAGGCGTAGCCGTCGTGAACCGTGACGATTTTAATTATTTCGAAGTAGCAGATGCCATCACGTCTTCGATCCTGGCACTTGCAGGAAAGGACAAAAAGGAAACGGCAGAGATCCGGAAACGCAGTTTCTGCCTGGCTGCAAAAGCAGAATGGAGCAAATTCATTGTCTACTATGAAGAGGCTTTCAGAATTGCTTTGGAGCATGCAAGCAAAAGAAATAATTAA
- the glgP gene encoding alpha-glucan family phosphorylase, whose amino-acid sequence MKIKANNANSPIWKDVYSHSMLPEQLQPLYEMATNLWWVWNHEGAKLFGKIDSELWASTEGNPVLLLQSLSYKRIEEILADDVLMAEIKAVYSIFKDYVNVKPDQTKPSVAYFSMEYGLTNVLKIYSGGLGVLAGDYLKEASDSNIDLTAVGFLYRYGYFTQSLSMDGQQIANYEPQNFNALPLTQVMQANGEPMVLEVPYPGRTVYAHIWKVSVGRVPLYLMDTDIPQNSEWDRSITHQLYGGDWENRMKQEYLLGIGGILMLNKLGIKKQIYHCNEGHAALINAQRLVDFIQNDGLSFNQALEVVRASALYTVHTPVPAGHDYFDEGLFGRYMGEFPGKLGISWQEFIDMGRENPGSNEKFSMSVFALNTCQEANGVSWLHGKVSQRMFAPVWKGYFPDELHVGYVTNGVHMPTWASTEWKRFFAEHFDKKFFKDQSNKKYWEAIQNVADEEIWSIRKTLKNKLITYIKNQYKTNWLKNQGDPAKVVSILDKINPNALLIGFGRRFATYKRAHLLFTDLDRLAKIVNNEQYPIQFVFTGKAHPADGGGQGLIKHIVEISRRPEFLGKIIFLENYDMRLARHLIAGVDVWLNTPTRPLEASGTSGEKAEMNGVLNFSVLDGWWYEGYKQGAGWALTDKRTYENQQYQDQLDAATIYHILETEIIPTYYARNSKGYSPEWIQYIKNSMSEIAPDYTMKRMLDDYIDRFYNKLATRSAHLHENGFAEAKAIAAWKEEVAEHWDSFQVESFTCSQDLAIDGPVVGKEYNFNLVIDRHELKGMLGVEMVVTKENPDNHQLELLATEQFKLIKEEGSKLFFELKTASSEAGLHKMGFRVYPVNKELPHRMDFAFVRWIQL is encoded by the coding sequence ATGAAAATCAAAGCGAATAACGCAAACAGCCCGATTTGGAAAGATGTTTATTCTCATTCTATGCTTCCCGAACAATTACAGCCGTTATACGAAATGGCTACAAACCTATGGTGGGTATGGAACCATGAAGGAGCCAAATTATTCGGTAAGATCGATTCTGAACTTTGGGCATCAACTGAAGGTAACCCAGTACTTTTACTTCAAAGTTTATCCTACAAACGTATTGAGGAAATCCTGGCAGATGACGTCCTGATGGCCGAAATCAAAGCTGTTTACTCAATATTCAAGGATTATGTAAATGTCAAGCCGGATCAGACAAAACCATCTGTTGCCTATTTCAGCATGGAATATGGTTTGACCAACGTGTTGAAAATCTATTCCGGCGGCCTGGGTGTACTGGCCGGTGACTATTTGAAAGAAGCCAGCGACAGCAACATCGACCTGACTGCAGTAGGTTTCTTGTATCGCTACGGTTACTTTACCCAGTCTCTGTCTATGGACGGACAACAGATTGCCAATTACGAACCGCAAAACTTCAACGCACTGCCCCTTACTCAGGTAATGCAGGCTAACGGCGAACCGATGGTATTGGAGGTTCCTTACCCCGGACGCACCGTTTATGCGCACATCTGGAAAGTAAGCGTCGGACGCGTTCCTCTATATTTGATGGATACGGATATTCCCCAGAACAGCGAATGGGATCGCTCCATCACTCACCAGCTGTATGGCGGCGATTGGGAAAACCGTATGAAACAGGAATATCTGCTGGGTATCGGTGGTATCCTGATGCTGAACAAATTAGGAATCAAGAAACAGATTTATCACTGCAACGAAGGACACGCAGCATTGATCAACGCGCAGCGTCTGGTAGACTTCATCCAGAACGACGGTCTGTCATTCAACCAAGCATTGGAAGTCGTACGCGCTTCCGCCCTATACACCGTCCACACACCGGTTCCGGCTGGTCACGACTACTTCGATGAAGGCCTGTTCGGTCGTTATATGGGTGAATTCCCCGGCAAGTTAGGTATCAGCTGGCAGGAATTTATCGACATGGGACGTGAAAATCCAGGCTCCAACGAGAAGTTCTCCATGAGTGTATTCGCTTTGAACACTTGCCAGGAAGCAAACGGCGTAAGCTGGTTGCATGGAAAAGTATCCCAGCGCATGTTCGCTCCGGTATGGAAAGGCTACTTCCCCGATGAGCTGCACGTAGGATATGTGACCAACGGCGTACATATGCCGACTTGGGCTTCTACCGAATGGAAACGTTTCTTTGCAGAACATTTCGACAAGAAGTTCTTCAAAGACCAGTCCAACAAGAAATACTGGGAAGCGATCCAGAATGTTGCCGACGAAGAAATTTGGTCTATCCGCAAGACATTGAAGAACAAACTGATTACATATATCAAGAATCAATACAAGACAAACTGGCTGAAAAACCAAGGAGATCCTGCAAAGGTTGTCTCTATCCTGGACAAAATCAACCCGAACGCCCTGCTGATCGGTTTCGGCCGCCGTTTCGCAACTTACAAACGTGCCCACTTGCTGTTCACAGATCTGGACCGTCTGGCCAAGATCGTAAACAACGAACAATATCCGATCCAGTTCGTATTCACCGGTAAAGCCCACCCGGCCGATGGTGGCGGACAGGGCTTGATCAAACATATTGTCGAGATTTCCCGCCGTCCGGAATTCTTAGGAAAGATCATCTTCCTGGAAAACTACGATATGCGTCTGGCTCGTCACCTGATCGCAGGTGTCGATGTTTGGTTGAACACTCCGACCCGTCCTCTGGAAGCATCCGGTACATCCGGCGAAAAAGCAGAGATGAACGGTGTCCTGAACTTCTCCGTATTGGACGGATGGTGGTATGAAGGTTACAAACAGGGTGCAGGTTGGGCATTGACCGACAAGCGTACTTACGAAAACCAGCAGTATCAGGATCAGCTGGATGCCGCTACTATCTACCACATACTGGAAACAGAGATTATCCCGACTTACTATGCAAGAAACAGCAAGGGCTACTCTCCCGAATGGATCCAGTACATCAAGAATTCGATGTCCGAAATCGCTCCCGACTATACGATGAAACGTATGTTGGACGACTATATCGACCGCTTCTACAACAAGTTGGCAACCCGTTCCGCTCACTTGCACGAAAACGGTTTTGCCGAAGCCAAAGCAATCGCTGCCTGGAAAGAAGAAGTGGCAGAACATTGGGATAGCTTCCAGGTAGAATCGTTTACATGCAGCCAGGACTTGGCTATCGACGGTCCGGTTGTCGGCAAAGAATATAACTTCAATCTGGTTATCGACCGCCATGAACTGAAAGGTATGTTGGGAGTAGAAATGGTTGTCACGAAAGAAAATCCGGATAACCATCAGTTGGAATTACTGGCAACAGAACAATTCAAGCTGATAAAAGAAGAAGGTTCCAAACTGTTCTTCGAACTGAAAACAGCTTCAAGCGAAGCAGGCCTTCACAAGATGGGCTTCCGCGTTTACCCTGTGAACAAAGAATTGCCTCATCGCATGGACTTCGCTTTCGTCCGCTGGATCCAGTTGTAA
- a CDS encoding 3-keto-disaccharide hydrolase, with protein MNKSITMKTALAALACTACVSASAQKQYPEQEKMKPGMSEYWTPQPKVVTPGDIKTNSAPSDAIVLFDGKDLSAWQNAKGGPAEWIVKDGVFTVDKKKGDILTKQKFENFQLHIEWCVPENITGTSQGRGNSGIFLQDMYEIQVLDCYNNETYVNGQTGSVYKQTPPLANAMRKPGEWNVYDIIYSAPIFKEDGTYRVPPRVTVIQNGIVLQNNTTILGTTEYIGFPKVVKHGAGPIRLQSHGDPSEPISFRNIWIREM; from the coding sequence ATGAACAAAAGCATTACAATGAAGACTGCTTTGGCAGCATTGGCTTGTACAGCTTGTGTCAGTGCAAGCGCGCAAAAACAGTACCCCGAACAGGAAAAAATGAAACCGGGAATGTCTGAATACTGGACTCCGCAACCGAAAGTAGTCACTCCGGGTGACATCAAGACAAACAGCGCCCCTTCCGATGCCATCGTCCTGTTTGACGGAAAAGATCTTTCCGCTTGGCAAAACGCTAAGGGCGGCCCCGCCGAATGGATCGTAAAAGACGGCGTTTTCACTGTAGACAAGAAGAAAGGCGACATCCTGACAAAACAGAAATTCGAGAACTTCCAGTTGCATATCGAATGGTGCGTACCGGAAAACATCACCGGCACAAGCCAAGGACGCGGCAACAGCGGCATCTTCCTGCAAGACATGTATGAAATCCAGGTGCTGGATTGCTATAACAACGAGACATACGTGAACGGACAGACCGGCAGCGTCTACAAACAAACGCCTCCTCTGGCAAATGCCATGCGCAAGCCGGGTGAATGGAATGTCTACGATATTATCTATTCCGCTCCTATCTTCAAGGAAGACGGTACTTATCGTGTTCCGCCGCGCGTTACGGTCATCCAGAACGGCATCGTATTGCAGAATAACACGACTATCCTGGGTACAACGGAATATATCGGTTTCCCGAAAGTCGTAAAACACGGAGCAGGCCCGATCCGTTTGCAGTCTCATGGCGACCCCAGCGAACCGATCAGCTTCCGTAATATTTGGATCAGGGAAATGTAA
- the queF gene encoding preQ(1) synthase, producing MDTRKDENELHLLGGSTVYKQDYAPEVLEAFTNKHPDNDYWVRFNCPEFTSLCPITGQPDFATIYIDYIPDVKMVESKSLKLYLFSFRNHGAFHEDCVNIIMKDLIRLMNPKYIEVTGIFTPRGGISIYPYCNYGRPGTKYEKLAEQRLFNHHAK from the coding sequence ATGGATACAAGAAAAGATGAAAACGAACTACATCTGTTAGGCGGTTCAACCGTATACAAACAGGATTATGCCCCGGAAGTACTGGAAGCGTTTACAAACAAGCATCCGGACAATGATTACTGGGTACGCTTCAACTGTCCGGAATTTACAAGCCTCTGTCCGATCACCGGCCAGCCGGACTTTGCAACCATCTACATCGATTATATTCCCGATGTAAAAATGGTGGAAAGCAAGAGCTTGAAATTATATCTGTTCAGTTTCCGCAACCACGGGGCTTTCCATGAGGATTGTGTCAATATCATCATGAAAGACCTTATCCGCCTGATGAACCCCAAATACATCGAAGTAACCGGTATCTTCACTCCGCGCGGCGGAATCAGCATTTACCCGTATTGCAATTACGGCCGGCCGGGCACTAAATATGAGAAGCTGGCAGAACAACGGCTTTTCAACCATCATGCGAAATAA
- a CDS encoding DNA polymerase III subunit gamma/tau, with protein sequence MDNYIVSARKYRPSTFRSVVGQKSLTTTLKNAIQSNKLAHAYLFCGPRGVGKTSCARIFAKTINCLNPTADGEACNECESCKAFNEQRSYNIHELDAASNNSVDDIRALIDQVRIPPPIGKYKVFIIDEVHMLSSAAFNAFLKTLEEPPHHALFILATTEKHKVLPTILSRCQIYDFSRISIADMVEHLEYVSSCEGVTAEPEALNVIAQKADGGMRDALSIFDQVVSFTNGNITYQAVIDNLNVLDYEYYFRLTDAMLSGNVRSAILILNDILSKGFDGQNIITGLASHFRDLLVCKDEATLILFEVGASIRERYKEMAKRCSDGLLFKAIELANTCDLNYRASRNKRLLLELTLIQLCQLSSAGQPADDKKKGLIEPIASNGPGQAPAQAGQAVAAQQTYTVQSAPPLQRPVQSPQEMTGATPRQQVVSTHVPPSPTLIPQAPPASAPKRVARPPQFGTSIKEIGVEHPKAQAATQTATVVQEMQSPFSQEALVHYWDAYASAIDKKVYLKNTMINCKPVLQDNYYFEVCVHNPGQQDELTNNCIDILSYLRMQLKNTRIQMRVRIDETNQKHLAYTSAEKYEHLLNINPVLAKLKDEFNLTLD encoded by the coding sequence ATGGATAATTATATTGTATCGGCAAGGAAATACCGTCCTTCTACTTTTCGTAGTGTGGTAGGACAGAAGTCCTTGACAACTACACTTAAGAATGCAATACAGAGTAACAAGCTGGCTCATGCCTACCTCTTTTGCGGTCCCCGTGGAGTGGGCAAGACTTCTTGTGCCCGTATCTTTGCCAAGACGATCAATTGTCTGAATCCGACTGCCGACGGGGAAGCCTGTAACGAATGCGAATCCTGCAAGGCCTTCAACGAGCAGCGTTCTTATAATATCCATGAACTCGATGCCGCCTCCAACAACTCGGTCGATGACATCCGTGCCCTGATCGACCAGGTGCGCATTCCGCCTCCTATCGGAAAATACAAGGTTTTTATTATCGATGAGGTGCATATGTTGAGTTCGGCGGCTTTCAATGCATTTCTGAAAACATTGGAGGAACCGCCCCATCATGCTTTGTTCATTCTGGCTACGACGGAGAAGCATAAGGTGTTGCCGACCATCCTGTCCCGTTGCCAAATATACGACTTTTCGCGTATCTCGATTGCCGATATGGTGGAGCATCTGGAATACGTATCTTCCTGCGAAGGAGTGACGGCTGAACCGGAAGCCCTGAATGTGATTGCCCAGAAAGCGGATGGCGGTATGCGCGACGCGTTGTCCATCTTCGACCAGGTAGTCAGTTTTACAAATGGGAATATTACCTATCAGGCTGTTATCGATAACCTGAACGTCCTGGATTACGAATATTATTTCCGGTTGACGGATGCAATGCTTTCCGGAAATGTCCGGTCTGCCATCCTGATCTTGAACGATATATTGAGCAAAGGATTTGACGGGCAGAATATCATAACCGGCCTGGCATCGCATTTCCGTGATTTGCTGGTCTGCAAGGATGAGGCTACTTTGATCCTGTTCGAGGTTGGCGCTTCTATCCGTGAACGTTATAAGGAGATGGCGAAGCGCTGTTCCGACGGGCTGTTGTTCAAGGCGATCGAGCTGGCAAATACCTGTGACCTGAATTACCGGGCCAGCCGGAATAAGCGCCTGTTGTTGGAACTTACGCTTATCCAGCTTTGTCAGTTAAGCAGTGCCGGACAACCGGCCGATGATAAAAAAAAAGGGCTGATTGAGCCGATAGCCTCCAACGGGCCGGGCCAGGCCCCTGCTCAAGCAGGCCAGGCTGTGGCGGCTCAGCAGACATATACCGTACAATCCGCCCCTCCTTTGCAACGTCCGGTACAATCTCCGCAGGAAATGACCGGAGCGACTCCCCGCCAGCAGGTCGTTTCCACTCATGTGCCGCCTTCTCCGACTCTTATTCCGCAGGCCCCTCCGGCATCGGCGCCCAAGAGAGTGGCGCGTCCGCCCCAGTTCGGTACATCCATTAAGGAGATTGGCGTAGAGCATCCGAAAGCGCAGGCTGCGACACAGACTGCTACCGTGGTACAGGAAATGCAAAGTCCTTTCAGCCAGGAAGCATTGGTTCATTATTGGGATGCGTATGCTTCCGCTATCGACAAGAAGGTATATCTGAAAAATACGATGATCAATTGCAAGCCGGTCTTGCAGGATAATTATTATTTTGAAGTCTGTGTGCATAACCCCGGCCAACAGGATGAGTTGACGAATAATTGTATCGATATATTGAGTTATCTGCGGATGCAGTTGAAGAATACCCGTATTCAGATGCGTGTCCGTATAGATGAAACGAACCAAAAACATTTGGCCTATACATCAGCAGAGAAGTATGAACACCTACTGAACATAAATCCGGTTTTGGCAAAGTTGAAGGATGAGTTTAATCTGACACTCGACTAA
- a CDS encoding lysophospholipid acyltransferase family protein, producing the protein MKKAISKALLRLAGWKLGPVVEDVPKCVICVAPHTSNWDFIVGKLFYTSIGRNASFLIKKEWFFFPFNLLFDWLGGVPVDRSKRTSVTDQMVGQFNRRKEFQLAVTPEGTRKRVNDWKKGFYYIAQKANVPILMAYFDYKKKEAGFKGVFYPTGDADKDIRDIREHYRGVTACHPENFVQI; encoded by the coding sequence ATGAAGAAAGCTATAAGTAAGGCACTTCTTCGCTTGGCCGGCTGGAAACTTGGGCCGGTAGTGGAGGATGTGCCTAAATGTGTGATATGTGTGGCTCCGCATACCAGCAATTGGGATTTTATCGTAGGAAAACTGTTTTATACCTCGATTGGCCGTAACGCCAGTTTCCTGATTAAAAAGGAATGGTTCTTTTTTCCGTTCAACCTGTTGTTTGACTGGTTGGGCGGAGTGCCTGTTGACCGCAGTAAGCGGACTTCGGTGACGGATCAGATGGTTGGCCAGTTCAATCGGCGGAAAGAATTCCAGCTGGCCGTAACTCCTGAAGGTACACGCAAACGGGTGAATGACTGGAAGAAGGGATTTTACTATATCGCACAGAAAGCCAACGTGCCTATCCTGATGGCTTATTTCGATTACAAAAAGAAAGAGGCCGGTTTTAAAGGGGTATTCTATCCTACGGGTGATGCGGATAAAGATATCCGTGATATCCGTGAGCATTACAGAGGAGTGACAGCTTGTCACCCGGAAAACTTTGTTCAAATTTAA
- a CDS encoding FtsB family cell division protein, translated as MSRIKDFYNKYLSRINAYWLVTIVFFALTFVMGDSSLYKRYTYDEKIRSLEKEIKHYQKEIEINSKKLNDLHTDKEGLERFAREEYFMKKPNEDVYIIKNK; from the coding sequence ATGTCACGCATAAAAGACTTTTACAACAAGTATCTATCCAGGATCAATGCCTACTGGCTGGTAACCATCGTGTTCTTCGCCCTGACATTCGTAATGGGCGATAGCAGTCTGTACAAGCGTTATACATACGATGAAAAGATTCGTAGCCTGGAAAAGGAAATCAAGCATTACCAGAAGGAGATCGAAATCAACAGCAAAAAGCTGAACGATCTGCATACGGATAAGGAAGGACTCGAACGCTTCGCCCGTGAAGAATATTTCATGAAAAAGCCGAACGAGGATGTATATATTATTAAGAACAAATAA
- a CDS encoding OmpP1/FadL family transporter, translating to MKKKVVVGAALMMMPLVSFAGGYLTNTNQHAAFLRSLSRGAAIDIDGALSNPAGLSFLPTDGFRVGVSIQSAFQTRDIDASFGTYSGFDPVNKVPTVSDVPYKKYYKGKAAAPVIPSVFAAYKKGDWTISGFFAITGGGGKASFDDGLPMFESAAMAGIFQESLGKYINGESPIVTPDMYTINSAMDGKQYIYSLQLGLSYKITDWLSAFAGGRMNYFSGNYDGYLDAKLKKDFGGTDLMNLALDCDQTGWGLTPVLGVDVKYGKFNFGAKYEFKTNLNIENNTKKLDYPDSAEDLIGPYKHGVNTPNDIPSMLSVAASYQFLPMLKASVEYHFFDDKKAGMAGGKQKELERGTNEYLFGIEWDVIKRLTISGGAQITDYGLSDNFQSDVSFSCDSYSLGFGAKVMLSEKMALNVGYMWTNYHDYTKKSENYCGTNLPGTNVYSRTNKVFGLSLDYAF from the coding sequence ATGAAGAAAAAAGTAGTAGTAGGTGCGGCATTGATGATGATGCCTTTGGTTTCTTTCGCTGGTGGATATTTGACGAATACGAATCAGCATGCAGCCTTTTTAAGGTCACTTTCGCGAGGTGCTGCAATTGATATAGATGGTGCTTTGTCTAACCCGGCGGGTCTTTCTTTCTTGCCGACCGATGGTTTCCGTGTAGGTGTGAGTATCCAAAGTGCTTTCCAGACCCGGGATATCGATGCCTCTTTCGGTACATACAGTGGCTTCGACCCTGTAAATAAAGTGCCGACAGTAAGCGATGTTCCCTATAAGAAGTATTACAAAGGAAAGGCGGCCGCTCCTGTGATTCCGAGTGTTTTTGCGGCTTACAAAAAAGGTGATTGGACCATCTCCGGTTTCTTTGCCATTACGGGTGGGGGCGGTAAGGCATCGTTTGACGATGGCCTGCCGATGTTCGAATCGGCTGCTATGGCCGGCATATTCCAGGAAAGTCTGGGGAAGTATATAAACGGTGAAAGTCCCATCGTTACGCCGGATATGTATACTATTAACAGTGCGATGGACGGAAAACAGTATATTTATTCTCTGCAACTTGGCTTGTCATACAAGATCACGGATTGGCTTTCTGCCTTTGCCGGAGGTCGGATGAACTATTTTTCAGGAAACTATGACGGGTATCTGGATGCGAAGCTGAAAAAGGATTTTGGTGGAACAGACTTGATGAATTTGGCTTTGGATTGCGACCAGACAGGTTGGGGGCTGACACCGGTTTTGGGGGTTGATGTTAAATACGGTAAATTCAATTTCGGGGCTAAATATGAGTTTAAGACAAACTTGAACATCGAAAACAATACCAAGAAGTTGGATTATCCTGATAGTGCGGAAGACTTGATCGGCCCTTACAAGCACGGTGTGAATACGCCGAACGATATTCCTTCCATGCTTTCGGTGGCAGCCTCTTATCAGTTTTTACCCATGTTGAAGGCTTCTGTAGAGTATCATTTCTTTGATGACAAGAAAGCGGGCATGGCCGGTGGAAAACAGAAAGAATTGGAAAGAGGTACGAATGAGTATCTATTTGGTATTGAATGGGACGTGATCAAGAGATTGACCATTAGTGGTGGTGCTCAAATTACGGATTATGGTTTGTCTGATAATTTCCAAAGCGATGTTAGTTTCTCCTGTGACTCTTATTCGTTGGGCTTTGGTGCTAAGGTGATGCTGAGCGAAAAGATGGCATTGAATGTGGGGTATATGTGGACAAATTATCATGATTATACAAAGAAATCGGAGAATTATTGCGGTACAAATCTCCCCGGTACGAATGTCTATAGCCGTACCAATAAAGTGTTTGGCTTAAGTTTGGATTACGCTTTCTAA
- the queC gene encoding 7-cyano-7-deazaguanine synthase QueC yields the protein MKHKKEAALVCFSGGQDSTTCLFWAKKHFSRVEAVCFTYGQKHSLEIEVARKIAADADVPFQLLDVSLISQLDPNCSLTNTGISMDQEKPADSYPNTFVPGRNMVFLTFAAILARSKGIFNLVTGVSEADFSGYPDCRDTFVRSLNVTLNLAMDEQFVIHTPLMDRDKSEVWELADELGVFDLVRTQTLTCYNGIMAEGCGHCPACKLRREGLEKYLKRRR from the coding sequence ATGAAACATAAAAAAGAAGCCGCTTTGGTATGCTTCTCCGGTGGACAAGACTCCACGACCTGCCTGTTCTGGGCCAAGAAGCACTTTTCTCGCGTAGAAGCCGTATGTTTTACATACGGGCAAAAACATTCCCTGGAAATAGAGGTTGCACGAAAAATTGCAGCCGATGCCGACGTCCCCTTCCAACTGTTGGACGTGTCGTTGATCAGCCAGCTCGACCCGAACTGTTCGCTGACAAACACCGGCATTTCAATGGATCAGGAAAAACCGGCAGACAGCTACCCAAACACCTTCGTTCCGGGACGTAACATGGTATTCCTGACCTTCGCAGCGATCCTGGCACGCAGCAAAGGAATCTTCAACTTGGTAACCGGAGTGTCGGAAGCCGATTTCAGCGGTTATCCCGATTGCCGCGATACATTCGTCCGCTCCCTCAACGTCACCCTGAACCTGGCGATGGACGAACAGTTCGTGATCCACACACCCCTGATGGATCGGGACAAAAGCGAAGTGTGGGAACTTGCGGACGAATTAGGAGTCTTCGACCTTGTACGGACCCAGACCCTCACCTGCTACAACGGCATCATGGCAGAAGGCTGCGGGCATTGCCCCGCCTGCAAACTACGCCGCGAAGGTTTGGAGAAATATTTAAAAAGACGCCGATAA